CACCTCAAATTCCTTCACGATTGACAGCGGTGCGCCAGTTCTGTCGTCCTTCACTTTGAATAATGGGGTGACGACCACGACAAACAACAACGTAAAGGTTGCGGTTTCTGCTTCTGATGCACTTACTAATATTTCTAAAATTTGTATGCAAACCACCAGCAGTATTCCAACGTCCTCCGATGGTTGCTGGGTTTCAGTCAGTTCTTATGGTCTGACGGCAGCAAAAACTTTGAGTACATCCAGCATCTACTACAACGTGGGTTTGTCTTCAGGAACTTATCCGATTTACATTTGGTTGATGGATGCAGTTGGAAACATTTCAACGAATGCCGCAACCAGTGGCGTTGACTCAGGTTCTATCGTGTACAATTCACCACTGCCTCCAGTGATTAGTGCCATTCAACTGACGGCCACCGACACTCCAGGAACTCCACCAGCGGGAACAGATTTGGTTGCCGGTGCAGGGAATTCAGTCTACGTGAAATGGAATATTTCCAGCGTAACGGGATTGTCGGCTTCTCCGATCCAAATTCTTTACACGACCGATGATTCCACAGAGGCCGGGACTTTGGCTTCGGGATTGGGCAATACGGCAAACGGCGGTTGTTCCGTGACAGCAGGGTTCACGGGATGTGCGGTGCTTTCGGCTCCGGTGGGAACTTACTTCCGCATAAAACTGAAAGTAACAGATGCCTTGGGCTTCTCGACGAATATCGTCAGTAACCCTTTGAATTCAGGATCCGTGAACTTCCTTGCTGGGAATACGGATCTGGGGTTGGGCTCCAGTGCAAAATCAGCGGTGATGTTGCCTTCCGGAAACAACTCTTTAGCGGTTCTGGATGATGGACGTATTTTTGTGGTCGATACCCGTGGCTTGGCCTGGGTGAATCCGACAACGGGTGTGTATGAAATGCTTGCGACCTATGCGGCGACGGCGTCGGGTGATGGTGGACCTCTTACCAGCGCGAAATTTAAATCGGTGAATGGCATTTGGGTTGATACCAATAATGACATCCTGGTGGCGGACTATAGATCTATTCGTAAGATCAATACCCGCGTCAGCCCAATGACCGTCACCAGATTTATTGGTGGTGGTTCAACTTCCGGTGACTACGTTTCAGGTGCTTTGAACTATCTGGCAACGGCGGATATTACGAAGCTGACGGTGGCGGCAAATGGGGATGTTTATTTCCGTGATGCCAGCGGGCATAAGTTAAGAAAATACACGGCAGCTGCAGATACCATCAGCACGATCACGTTCACGGGTACGGGAAATACCTTTTCCAGCAGCCAGGATAATACAAAGTGTACGACGGCCTCGTACTATATGACCTTTGATGATTCGGGCAATATCAATAATTTGATTTGGTGGATGCAAATCGGTGGTAATGCAAACTGTCCGTTCTCGACGGCCACAAATGAGGGCCGCGTTTCTGCCCAAGTGGATCCAGTGACCGGTGTTAGTTTTCTGCCGGCTCCGGGTTACATCAAGGCCAGCGGTGGTTTCCGTGACTTTGCAAACTTTTATCATGATCGCAGCGGTAATGCCTATGCAGCCTACAATGGAAATGGCTCCGTTCAGTCGATTTTCAAATTCAATCCTGCAACCCTGAAGTGGGTTCAGCTTTATGGCACAAACAAAGCCGGGACCTGTGCTGAAGATACTCCGCAAAACAACTGTGCTATTTCTGCGCAGGCGCTGGCTTTTAACAGTCAGGGACAGATTTTCTATATCGACTCCAAAGCCAAGGCAGTTCGCACGATTGCGGCTGATGGCAAAATTAAAACGTTGGTGGGAGATCGACTGGGTTCAGATGATGGACGTCAGGCGCTTGCTGTTCGCTTTGCCAATTTGACGGATGTGAAGTCTTGGAACTCCTCAGGGCAAAGTTATATTACTGTGTTTGACTTAACGGATATTCGTATTCGTGAATTTATGCCGGGGAATACAATCTACACTGTTGCCGGTGTTCAGTGGGCAGGCACTCCAAGTGTGGGATCTGTTGCGTTTGAAAGTCCGTTGGGAACTTCATCTGATAACTATCCATCACGTATGCAGGTCGCGGCGAATGGTGATATCTATATGCCTCGTGGAGGCAGTTACTTCTCGAAAATCACGCGCTCCACTGGATTGTGGTCGGACGTTTGGACTGGATATGATTACGGTCCGGCTATTGTTGCCATGAGTAGCAACGCAATTTTGACGAACACCTTTAGCTATAATTCAACTTACGGTGCGGTAGATTCACGCTACAATTTGTGGGATTCCATCGCCAATACTTTGACGAAGGTTGTCTACTATGGAGGAGGCGTTACCACTCCAAGCACAATTTGTGCTGACGGTACGGCATTGAACGCTTGTTTGGTTACCGGTTTAACTAAGGACTCTGGTTATCAGGGGGCTTTTGATTACGTCACAAATATGTGGTTGCTTCCAGAGTACAATTTAAAGCGTATCGCTCAGTTTAATGCGAATGGCAGTGGAACCATGGGAACATTCTTTACGACTCCACGCAACTTCTCGCGCTTTGCTCTAAATCGCACCGCGGATCTTTCCAAAAACTATATCTATACCTGCGGGACGGATGGAAAGCTGTATAAGTATGATCTAAATAATGCCGGCGCGGAAACTCCGCTGACTCTGCCTAATTCCACTATCACTTGTGCAAGTAGTGTTGCTTACGATAGTCAGCGCAATTCATTGTTGTTCATTTATTCACAAAACGGTCTAAAGGGTGTGGCCGAGTACGTGAATCCATAGTTATGCGATCTTGGCGCGAACCAAAGGAACTACTTTGGTGCCGTAAAACTCAATGCACTTCATCAGGTCCTCATGGGGCAATGTACCCAGACTGTATTTTAAATCAAAGCGTGCGGCTCCCAGGTGTTTGACCGTCGTGGCGATTTTATCGGCGACTGTTTCAGGTGACCCGACATACAGTGATCCTTCAGGACCAATTTGATGTTCAAATTGCTCTTTGGTGATCGGTGGCCAGCCCCGATCACGTCCAATTCGATTCATCATATTGCGATAATGGGGCCAGATGGTTTCCTTGGCTTCTTCGTCAGTGGCGGCAATAAATCCAGGGGAGTGGACGCCCACTGGCTGAGACTTTTGATTAAACTGGCTCAGGGATTTGTAATACAGATCCACAAATGGCTTGAACGCCTTGGGATCACCACCGATGATTGCGAGCATCAGGGGAAATCCATAGTGAGCGGCACGCAAGACTGATTTAGGTGTTCCGCCCACACCAATCCAGGTTTTCAGCTTTCCTGCGGGTTGGGGATAGACACTTTGATTCGTCACGGGCACTCGCGTGTTACCTTGCCAGTTCACTGGATTGCCTTTTAAAAGTTGTGCAAATAGATCCAGCTTCTCTTCAAATAGTTCCTCATACTTTTCCAAATCAAATCCAAAAAGAGGAAAAGACTCGATAAAAGAGCCCCGTCCCATAATCACTTCGGCGCGACCATTGGAAATCGCATCGATGGTTGAAAATCTTTGGAAGACGCGGATAGGGTCGTCGGAACTCAACACAGTGACGGCGGATCCCAGGCGAATTTTCCGGGTCTTGGCTGCGATCGCGGCAAGGACTATTTCCGGTGCGGAAACAGCGAAGTCATCACGGTGATGCTCGCCCACACCAAAAAAATCCAAACCCAATTGATCTGCCAGAACACCTTCAGCGACTACATTGCGAATCACCTGATCTTGGGTAAGACTTTTGCCATTTAAATCATAAGTGACATCGCCAAATGTATCCAGACCCATTTCAAGTTGTACCGCCATAAAAACTCCTGCTGCCATAAGTGTAGCGGGAGTTTGACGCAATTAAAATTGTAAATGTGCACAAAGTTGATAGGATGATCAGATCGAGGTCGAGATGTCATACTGCCGCGCCATCACTCATATGTCAGAAGAGAAAAAAGCCATTCATAAGCCCTACCATGATAAGGCCTATGGATTTCCTATACACGATGACAATGAACTGTTTTGTCGTTTGATTTTAGAGATCAATC
This region of Bdellovibrio sp. GT3 genomic DNA includes:
- a CDS encoding LLM class flavin-dependent oxidoreductase, which produces MAVQLEMGLDTFGDVTYDLNGKSLTQDQVIRNVVAEGVLADQLGLDFFGVGEHHRDDFAVSAPEIVLAAIAAKTRKIRLGSAVTVLSSDDPIRVFQRFSTIDAISNGRAEVIMGRGSFIESFPLFGFDLEKYEELFEEKLDLFAQLLKGNPVNWQGNTRVPVTNQSVYPQPAGKLKTWIGVGGTPKSVLRAAHYGFPLMLAIIGGDPKAFKPFVDLYYKSLSQFNQKSQPVGVHSPGFIAATDEEAKETIWPHYRNMMNRIGRDRGWPPITKEQFEHQIGPEGSLYVGSPETVADKIATTVKHLGAARFDLKYSLGTLPHEDLMKCIEFYGTKVVPLVRAKIA